One genomic segment of Geitlerinema sp. PCC 9228 includes these proteins:
- a CDS encoding glycosyltransferase family 39 protein, with amino-acid sequence MMKHPTRHWSHWQRLLVGLLVLGVFLRFFNIDYQVYWYDETMTSLRISGHTEEKLMREVYTGEPITVGELHRQYQYPNPTEDWQAVFDALAQHSEHSPLYYVLARWWHQIFGNSVAILRTLSALLGVLVLPGVYWLGRELFAQKTVPWVATALVAISPFHVLYAKEAREYSLWTLTIVLASAALLRALRLHRTTDSPPSRPKLGLAWGLYAVTVALALYAHPFSGLVVLGHGIFVVVTESPLKWQGWRRIGLAFVAAVTGLVLFLPWMLVMVENFSTIAQNTISTSIPRPNLHLIWGLNLSRIFFDVNQGTSPLNPILYLLIALTVYAIYYVCRHASTRSWIFLITLMGVTGLALIVPDVVAGGRRSSITRYGIPSYLGIQLAVSYLLTFKVTQAKKYSRLYRRWRTIGLALAFVGVVSSLVAAFVPVWWHKSYAKSRHHPELAEIINGGDRPLVLSNDTVGMVVSLTHCLRDGVTLQLFGDQNFPQIPARYQDVFVYRFSEEDRAAFEEQTNSELVEAFEDGWLWEQRSRS; translated from the coding sequence ATGATGAAACACCCCACGCGACATTGGAGTCACTGGCAAAGATTGCTGGTCGGTTTGCTGGTATTGGGCGTCTTCCTGCGATTTTTCAATATCGACTACCAGGTTTACTGGTACGACGAAACCATGACTTCCCTGCGCATTTCCGGGCATACGGAAGAGAAACTGATGCGGGAAGTTTACACGGGAGAACCGATAACCGTTGGCGAACTGCACCGGCAGTACCAATATCCCAATCCTACTGAAGATTGGCAGGCTGTATTTGATGCGTTGGCCCAGCATAGCGAACATTCTCCTTTGTACTATGTGCTGGCGCGCTGGTGGCATCAGATTTTTGGCAATTCGGTGGCGATTTTGCGTACGCTATCAGCGTTGTTGGGGGTATTGGTGTTGCCAGGGGTATATTGGCTGGGGCGCGAATTGTTTGCCCAGAAGACTGTTCCCTGGGTGGCAACGGCGTTGGTGGCGATATCCCCTTTTCACGTTTTGTATGCCAAAGAGGCACGGGAGTACAGTTTGTGGACGCTTACCATTGTACTTGCCAGTGCGGCTTTGCTGCGGGCTTTGCGTTTGCACCGCACCACCGACTCCCCGCCATCGCGCCCTAAGTTGGGTTTGGCTTGGGGATTGTATGCTGTGACGGTGGCGTTGGCACTTTACGCGCATCCGTTCTCAGGTCTTGTGGTGTTGGGGCATGGAATTTTTGTGGTGGTGACGGAATCTCCTCTGAAATGGCAGGGATGGCGACGCATCGGCTTGGCTTTTGTGGCGGCGGTGACTGGTTTGGTTCTGTTTCTGCCTTGGATGCTGGTGATGGTGGAGAATTTTTCTACCATTGCCCAAAATACAATTTCCACGAGTATTCCCCGTCCGAATTTGCATCTGATTTGGGGATTAAATTTAAGCCGAATTTTCTTTGATGTGAATCAAGGAACCAGTCCACTGAATCCGATTTTATATCTTTTGATTGCTTTAACGGTATATGCGATTTACTATGTCTGCCGCCACGCTTCTACGCGTAGCTGGATTTTCCTGATTACGCTGATGGGCGTCACGGGACTGGCGCTAATCGTTCCCGATGTGGTGGCTGGCGGTCGGCGTTCTAGCATCACCCGTTACGGGATTCCCAGCTATTTGGGGATTCAACTGGCGGTTTCTTATTTGCTGACGTTTAAAGTGACGCAGGCGAAAAAATACAGCCGTTTGTATCGCCGCTGGCGCACCATTGGATTGGCTTTGGCTTTTGTAGGGGTAGTTTCTAGCTTGGTTGCTGCTTTTGTCCCTGTGTGGTGGCACAAGAGCTATGCCAAAAGCCGCCACCATCCGGAATTGGCGGAGATTATCAATGGGGGCGACCGGCCCTTGGTGTTGAGCAACGATACGGTGGGGATGGTGGTATCGCTGACCCATTGCTTGCGCGATGGTGTGACTTTGCAGCTGTTTGGGGACCAAAATTTTCCGCAAATTCCTGCCCGATACCAAGATGTGTTTGTTTATCGCTTTTCGGAGGAAGATAGAGCGGCGTTCGAGGAGCAAACCAATTCTGAGTTGGTAGAGGCGTTTGAGGATGGTTGGTTGTGGGAGCAGCGATCGCGTTCTTAA
- a CDS encoding penicillin-binding protein 1A, with protein MANPLAKKLKQLGIRLPKTGHPPRQSPKKQSATAPPAAWESTQPSRAAPTSNHSRQPSPASSPTNQSPQKKQQRRPIYRRVWFWLGVSVAVAGTSGATWVYQEYQILKASLPDVAQVLTFARDGTLTIKAADGTILQQLGPATREQVSLAAMPDRLLESFIAAEDRRFYQHEGIDYQAILRAAKSNVSAQKIVQGGSTITQQLARMVFLNQEKTLERKLREAMLARKIEQNLTKEQILERYLNLVYLGSGAYGIADAAWRYFGKPVDKLDLPEMALLAGLPAAPSEYSPLVNADLAQQRRDTVLQRMQEEGFISAAQAKAAMAEPLNLNPKLPKRLETEAPYFTTYVQKELQRVLPAETLERGGLTVETSLNRDWQQQARETIQSLIEEEGAYENFHQGALVAIDPNTGEVRAMIGGTEFKNSEFNRVTQAQRQPGSTFKGIIYTAAIAAGFSPYQAYEDVPYKVDGYKPQNYNQKHAGWVSMADALARSINVVALKVLLDVGFEPTIDLAHEMGIQSELKSTYSLALGSSEVNLLELTNAYATIANQGKYIKAHGIRKVIDREGEVIYEPPTSGQPVFDEDTAAIVTWMLQRVVYAGTGRAAALRDRPVAGKTGTTDRARDLWFIGYVPQLVTGVWLGNDDNEPTWGSSGTAAYGWRQFMAPILEDMPVREFPELPPLENREGVITAKPVEPEKEESLPLNRQPEQPRRRQRRAPASDPAETNETTPDPTPTQDNSAPAPRSTPQPTPETTPVPTMTPILENPDGGGDTSADSEPTPTPSENNPNDTLPEIDPESLLPEPTLSSPDAASEGGGSENTAPSQTDTSESSEEPEED; from the coding sequence ATGGCTAATCCATTGGCGAAAAAGTTGAAACAGTTGGGGATTCGTCTGCCGAAAACCGGACACCCCCCCCGCCAATCCCCCAAAAAACAGTCGGCAACCGCACCACCGGCGGCATGGGAATCCACCCAACCATCCAGGGCAGCCCCAACAAGCAACCATTCCCGCCAACCATCGCCTGCTTCCTCCCCGACCAACCAATCTCCCCAAAAAAAACAACAGCGTCGCCCCATCTATCGCCGGGTTTGGTTCTGGTTGGGGGTAAGCGTTGCTGTAGCCGGCACCAGCGGTGCCACCTGGGTATACCAGGAATATCAAATTCTCAAAGCCAGTCTCCCCGACGTTGCCCAAGTACTCACCTTTGCCCGCGACGGTACCCTCACCATCAAAGCCGCCGACGGCACCATTTTGCAGCAACTAGGTCCGGCCACCCGCGAACAAGTGAGCTTGGCGGCCATGCCCGACCGATTGCTAGAAAGTTTTATTGCTGCAGAAGACCGCCGGTTTTACCAACACGAAGGCATTGACTACCAAGCCATTCTCCGCGCCGCCAAAAGCAACGTCAGCGCCCAAAAAATTGTCCAAGGGGGCAGTACCATTACCCAACAACTTGCCCGCATGGTGTTTCTCAACCAGGAAAAAACCTTGGAACGGAAACTGCGCGAAGCCATGCTGGCGAGAAAAATCGAACAAAATCTCACCAAAGAGCAAATTTTAGAAAGATATCTCAATTTGGTCTATCTGGGGTCGGGGGCATACGGAATTGCCGATGCTGCCTGGCGCTATTTTGGCAAACCCGTAGACAAGTTGGACCTGCCGGAAATGGCCTTGCTAGCCGGGTTGCCCGCCGCCCCCAGCGAATATTCTCCCCTGGTGAATGCCGATTTAGCCCAGCAAAGGCGGGATACGGTTTTGCAGCGGATGCAGGAGGAAGGATTTATTAGCGCTGCCCAGGCAAAAGCAGCCATGGCAGAACCCCTCAACCTCAACCCCAAATTGCCCAAGCGCCTAGAGACAGAAGCGCCGTACTTTACCACCTACGTACAGAAAGAACTGCAACGAGTCTTGCCCGCAGAAACCTTAGAACGGGGCGGCTTGACCGTAGAAACCAGCCTCAATCGCGATTGGCAGCAGCAAGCCCGGGAAACTATCCAATCCCTGATAGAGGAAGAAGGGGCTTACGAAAACTTCCACCAAGGGGCGTTGGTAGCTATTGACCCCAATACCGGGGAAGTACGGGCGATGATCGGCGGTACGGAGTTTAAAAATAGCGAGTTCAACCGGGTGACCCAGGCGCAACGCCAGCCTGGATCGACCTTTAAAGGGATTATTTATACAGCTGCCATTGCCGCTGGTTTTTCCCCGTACCAAGCTTACGAAGACGTTCCCTACAAAGTAGACGGCTACAAGCCCCAAAACTACAACCAAAAACACGCAGGCTGGGTTTCCATGGCGGATGCCTTAGCCCGTTCCATCAATGTGGTGGCACTGAAAGTTTTGCTGGATGTGGGCTTTGAACCTACCATTGACCTGGCTCACGAGATGGGCATTCAATCAGAATTAAAATCCACTTATTCCCTGGCTTTGGGCAGTTCGGAGGTCAATTTGCTGGAGTTAACCAACGCCTACGCCACCATTGCCAATCAAGGCAAATATATAAAAGCCCACGGCATCCGCAAGGTGATCGACCGCGAAGGGGAAGTGATTTACGAACCCCCCACCAGTGGCCAACCAGTTTTCGATGAAGATACGGCCGCCATCGTCACCTGGATGCTGCAACGGGTGGTATATGCCGGTACGGGTCGGGCTGCAGCTTTGCGCGATCGCCCGGTGGCTGGCAAAACCGGCACCACCGACCGCGCCCGGGATTTGTGGTTTATCGGCTACGTTCCCCAACTGGTAACCGGCGTTTGGCTGGGCAACGACGACAACGAACCCACCTGGGGCAGCAGCGGTACGGCAGCATACGGCTGGCGGCAGTTTATGGCACCTATCTTGGAAGATATGCCGGTCAGAGAATTCCCCGAACTGCCTCCCCTGGAAAACCGAGAAGGGGTGATTACCGCCAAACCGGTGGAACCGGAAAAAGAAGAAAGCCTCCCCCTGAACCGCCAACCAGAGCAACCCCGCCGCCGGCAGCGTCGCGCCCCTGCCTCCGACCCCGCCGAAACCAACGAAACCACGCCTGACCCTACCCCCACCCAAGACAACAGCGCCCCTGCCCCCCGTTCCACGCCGCAACCCACCCCAGAAACCACTCCCGTACCCACCATGACGCCAATTCTGGAAAATCCCGACGGTGGCGGCGATACATCTGCAGACAGCGAACCTACCCCCACCCCCTCCGAAAACAACCCCAACGACACCTTGCCGGAAATCGATCCGGAGTCTTTGCTGCCGGAACCTACTCTCTCATCGCCGGATGCTGCCTCTGAAGGTGGCGGTTCCGAAAATACAGCCCCATCCCAAACAGATACCTCCGAATCTTCGGAAGAACCGGAAGAGGACTAG